Below is a window of Georgenia soli DNA.
CAGAGCGGGCTGGCCGGGAAGCCGGTCGACGTGGGTCCGCCCGGTGCGGTGGCCGCGCTGATCTTGCTCGTTCCCCTGGTGCCGGTCGGCCTCGCCGTGCTGTCCTGGCGCCGCGCCGCAGCAGGGTTCGACCCGGACGGCAGGCTCCTCGCGGTGTTCTGGCTGGCGATGGTGGCGACGCATCCCCTCGCAGAGTTCTTCATCACGCTGACGCTGTGGGCGTCGCACGACTCGTCGCCGTTGTCGGGCTTCTTCCGGTGCGCCGTCGTCGCGGTCGGCGCGTGCACCGTCGCCGCGACCCTGGTCCCGGCGCACAGACGGCCCCGGCTCCCCCGCCGCTCGGGTGCCGGGGCCTGACGGGCTTCGGCGGCTCAGCTGGCGGGGTCGTGCCCGAACGCGCGGACCTCCTGCGCACACCGGCAGGCGTGCGCGAACTTCGCGGCCCACTCGAGCGCCGCCTCGTAGGAGGGCAGCTCCAGCACCGTGTAACCGCCCTCGATCTGGCTCGTCTGCGGGTACGTTCCCTCGGTCACGGTCCCGTCGGCATCGACGACGACGGGCGGCACGCTCTCGTCGATGCCGCCACCGAACACCCAGACCCCGGCGTCCTTCGCGTCCTGCGCGACCGCGTGCGCGGCGTCCGCGACCGCCTGCAGCTCCCCCTCGGGGACGTCTATGGCTTCGCTCGGGAAGGAGATCAGGTACTTCGTCATCGAGCCGACTCCCTGTTCGCGCAGCAGCGGTCGGCCTCATCATCGTCGAGGCCGGTGCGTGGCGCACCGACTTTGTGGAGAGGTCTTCGGCCGACGGGCCGTTGACGACGCCTACGCGTGCGGCGTCTCGCGCCCGCCGCGCTCGTCGTTCTCCGGGCTTCGTGCGCCCGGGGCACCGGGCAGCTGGCCGGCGATGCGCTGCTCGAGCGCCTCGGTCGCCTCCTCGGGCACGACGATGAGGCCCTCGAGCTCGCGCATGGCACGCCGGTAGGCCGTCTGGCGCTCCTCTCGGGAGGCACCGCGGTCCTCGGCCAGGGCGATGAGGTGCTTGGCACGGCCCAGGACCTCCCGCTCCGTGTCGGTGAAGTCCGAGGTGCGGCGCCGGCGGGCCTCCCGCTCCGCCACGTCGAACGCGACGGCGAGGTCCTGCACCGCGGTGCGGTAGGCGACGAAACGGTCGGCGTCCCGGAGGTCCTTCGGGTTCGCGGGCCGCAGACCGTCCGCGTTGCGCCTCGCCCGGTGGAACTCGACCGTGAGCGGCTCGCGCATGTCGCTCATCATCGGGTAGTCGATGAGCTTCGCGACGTTGAGCTCGTAGCTGAGCCAGCGACGCCTCACCTCGTCGTGCTCGGCGAGCAGGCGCTGGACGTCCGCGTCGGTGATCCTGCCGAAGGCAGCGGGCCGGGGAGCCGGCGGTGCCTGGGTCGCCTGGCCGTACTTGATCCGGGCGAGCTCGATCTTGTCCCGACGGCGCCGCTCGTCCCACTCCTGCAGGCCCTTGATGCCGCCGCCGATGACACCGCCGAGCGGGAAGATCAGCCACCAGAACGAGCCGACGAACTGCCAGAACTGGTCCACGGCACGAGCCTAGTGCCGGGCGGCGAAAGCCCGGCCCGTCACCGTTCTCCCCGGGGACGAAGGTCCCTCGACCGAGGGCACGCTCGGCGTTGGCATTGGAGCATGCGGCGGGTCGTGGTCGACCGCTTCGGCGGTCCTGAGGTGCTGCGCACGGTGGAGGGCAAGGAGCCCCGGCCGGGTGCTGGCGAGGTCCTCGTCCGGGTCCTGGCCGCGGGCGTCTCCTTCACCGACGCCCTGCTGCGTGCGGGCACGTACCTCGGTGTGCCGAGGCCACCCTTCACACCGGGCTACGAGCTCGTGGGCGTCGTCGAGGAGCTGGGTGCCGGGTGCTCCCGGTTGCGGCCCGGGGACCGGATCGCGGCGCTGACGGCCTACGGCGCGTACGCGGAACGTGTCTGCGTGCCGGAGGCGGAGGCGGTCGAGGTGCCGGCAGACCTCGACCCCGCCGAGGTGGTGAGCCTGGTCCTCACCTACACCAAGGCGTACCAGCTGCTGCACCGCGCGGCCCGGGTGCGGCCGGGCGAGTCCGTCCTCGTCCACGGTGCCGCCGGCAGGGTCGGCACCGCCGTCCGGGAGCTCGGGGCGCTGGCAGGTCTGCGTCTCATCGGCACCGCGTCGGCCCGCGACCGCGGCGCCGTGGAGAAGTACGGAGCCGCGGCGATCGACTACCGGAACGAGGACTTCGTGGTCCGGGTGCGCGAGCTGACGGACGACGGCGTGGACGTCGCGCTCGACGGGTTCGGCGGCGGGATCTCCCTGCGCTCCTTCCGCACGCTGCGGCGGGGCGGTCGGCTCGTCCTGTACGGGCACTACGCCACCATGGCGGGCGGGCGGAAGAGCTGGCGCGGCTGGTTCGAGTGGTACGGGATGACGGCGGCCGTTGCGCTGCTGGGGCTGCTCTCGCCGCACCGGCAGGTGCTGGTCTACCGGATCCAGCGGCTGAGGGACTCCCGTCAGCTGCTGCCGGTGGCCGGGCGCCGTCCGGCGCGACTCGTCGGCGGCGGCCCGCGCCGACCTGACTGGTTCCGCAAGGACCTCCTGGTGCTGGTGGACCTGCTGCGCCGCGGTCAGATCCGCCCGGTGGTGGCGGAGCGCCTGCCGCTCGGGAAGGCCCGCCACGCCCACGAGCTGCTCGAGAGCACGGCGACCAGGGGCAAGATCGTGCTCGTGCCGGACACCTGACCGAGGCACCCTCTGCTCCGCGGCGTCAGCGCCTGGGGGCCCAGTCCCGCGGGCACAGCCGGCCCACGCGTCGGGCTCAGGCGTCGCGGGCGGTGACCTTCGGCTCGTGGATCGTCAGCCCCGGGACCGACAGATCCTTGAGCACCTTGGAGACGCCCGCAACGACGGACGAGGCCGCACGGTCCTCCTCCCGGATGTCGTCCGGGGACAGCGATCCCTCCGGGGTCTCCGATCGGACGAAGTCCACCAGGGCGGCCTCGTCGGTGATCTCGGCGTCGATCTCGACCGTCAGCGTGTGCTTAGCCATGACTCAGCGTGCGGCCGCATCACCGCGGCCGCCACTCGGCGACCGCACCGGTCCGCACGCTCCCAGGGCCAGACGCTCACGAGTCGCTCGCCGCTGCCTCCAGCAGGGCACGGGTGAAGGGGGCGGTCGCGTTGTGCCACACCTGCTCGACCGGGCCGTGCTCGACGATCCGCCCGTCGTGCATGACGGCGACCGTCTCGCAGACCTTCCTGATGACAGCAAGATCGTGGGAGATGACCACCAGCGCGGTCCCGGTGCGCTCCTGCAGGTCGACGAGCAGGTCGAGGATTGCGGCCTGGACCGTGACGTCGAGTGCGGAGACCGGCTCGTCCAGCACGAGGACGGACGGCTCCGCCGCCAGCGCTCGGGCGATGGCCAGCCGCTGACGCTGGCCGCCCGACAGTGACCGTGGCCGCCGGCCCAGGACCGACGCCGGCAGCCGCACGAGCTCCAGCAGCTGCGCCGGGGTGCGGCTGCTGCCCGCGATCCGCAACGCCGACTGCAGGATCCGTCCGGCGCTCCACCGCGGGTCGAAGGAGGCCAGCGGGTCCTGGGGCACGAGGCGGACGAGGTGACGGCGGTACCGGCGCCGCCGCTCGGGCAGCTCGCTCCACGGCTCCCCGGCCAGCTCCACCCGCCCCGCATCCGGCCGCTCGGCGGCCACGAGCATCCGCGCCAGCGTCGACTTCCCGCTCCCGGACTCCCCCACCACTCCGAGCGCTTCCCCGCGGCGCACGACCAGGTCGACGCCGTCCAGCGCGTCCACCGCCTGGCCGCCGGGCAGCCGGTACCGGCGGTGCAGGCCGGTGGCGCGCAGCACCTCGGGTTCGCTCGCCGGCACCGGCGCACGGCGGCGCGCCCCGCGCGGCACGGCGGCCAGCAGCGCCCGGGTGACGTCGTGGGCGGGGTCGCCCAGCACCTCGCCGACCGGCCCCGCCTCGACGACGCGACCGCCGTCGAGGACGACGACGTCGTCGGCAAGCCGCGCCACCGCGCCGAGATCGTGGCTCACCAGGAGCACCGCCGTCCCCGCGTCGCGCAGCCGCCCGAGGAGCTCGAGCACCCCGCGGGCCACCGTCGCGTCCAGGGCGGTGGTCGGCTCGTCGGCGACCAGCAGCGAGGGCTCGGAGACGATCGCCGAGGCAATGAGAGCGCGCTGCCGCATCCCGCCGGACAGCTCGCCGGAGCGCTGCGCGGCGCGGGTTTCCGGCTCGTCCAGGCCGGCCCGGGCGAGGGCGTCCAGCACCCGGCGCCGCCGCTCGGGGAGTCCGACCCCGCGCAGCTTCAGCGACTCGCCGACCTCGGCGCCCACCGTCCGCAGGGGGTCGAGGGACTGCAGCGCGTCCTGCAGCACGAAGCCGACCTGCTCCCCGCGCAGCCGGCGCCACCGCCGCTGGTCGGCGCGGGTGACGTCCTGCCCTGCCACCGTGAAACGCTCGGCCGCGACCGTCGCGGGTGCCCCGCCCTCGCCGGCGAGGCCCACGACGCTGCGCGCCAGCACGGACTTCCCGGCGCCGGACTCCCCGACGACGGCCAGGCAGCGCCCCGGTTCCAGGCGCAGGTCGACCCCGCGCAGCACCTCCCCGACCCCGGGGAAGCTCACGGTCAGCCCGGCGACGTCCAGCACGGCGCTCATGCGGGTGCCACCGTGCCCAGGCGCCGGCCGAGGAAGGTCAGCGCGGCCGCCGTCACCGTGATGGCCAGTCCCGGCGCGACCGTCAGCCACCAGGCGGTGGTGATGTGCAGCCGGCCGGCGTTGAGCATGGCGCCCCACTCGGGCGACGGCGGCAGGGCACCGAGGCCGAGGTAGCTCAGGGCCGAGACCCACACGATCGCCTGCCCGATCCCCAGGGTCGCCACGGCGACGAGCGGCCACAGCGTGTTGGGCAGCACGTGCCGCACGAACGCCACGGGAGCGGACATCCCCTCCAGCCGCGCGGCCTGGACGTACGGGCCCTGCGCGACGGCCTGTGCCCGGGCCCGCAGGATGCGGGCGTAGCCGGGCGCGGTGGCCAGCCCGACGGCAAGGACCGAGGGCCCCACGCCTGCGCCGAGCACCGCCACCAGCAGCAGCGCGAGCACCAGGCTCGGCAGGGCGAACAGCACCTCGACGACCCGGCTGAGCACGGCGTCGAGCCGGCGCGGGCCGAGCGCGGCCCCGAAGCCGAGGACGACGCCGAGCGAGAGGCCGATCGCGGTGGCCGCCGCCCCGACGCCGAGGGACTGGCCGGCCCCGTGGACCACCCGGGTGTAGACGTCCCGCCCGGAGGCGTCCGTGCCGAGCACGGCGCCGGGACCGGGCGGGGTGTAGGCCTGCGCCGGGGCGACGGCGGTCGGGTCGCCGGGGGCGAGGAGCGTCGGCCAGAGCGCTGCGAGGAGGACGAGGACGACGACGGCGGCACTCACCGCACCGCCCGGGCCCAGGGTGCGTGCCCAGCGGGTGGTGGCCTCCCGCACCGCGTCGCGCCGTCGCCGGTTGAGCGCGAGGTCCGGCGTCACGCGACCACCTCGCCGGCGGGCGCGGTCCGCACGGCCTCGACCCGGACGCGCAGCCGCGGGTCGACGACGCGCTCGAGCACGTCGGCGACGGTCATGACGGCCACGTACCCCAGGGCGATGACGAGCACCACGCCGATGACGAGGGGGACGTCGCGCGAGTGGGTGGCGTCGACGAGCAGCCGACCGAGGCCCGGGCGCCCGAAGAGCGTCTCGGCGACGACGGCGCCGGAGAGCAGCGAGCCGAAGGCCCAGCCGCTGAGCGCGATCGCCGGCAGGGCGGCGTGGCGCAGGGAGTGCCGCCAGAGGACCCAGCCCTCCGAGGCGCCGCGGGTGCGTGCCGTCGTCGCGAACGGCGCGGTGTGGGCCTCCTCGAGGCCGTCGCGCATGACCTGCCCCAGGAAACCGGCCACCGGCACGGCCAGGGTGACCGCGGGCAGGAGGAGCGAGCGCAGCGAGTTGTCGCTGCTCGTGGCCGGGAGCCAGCCCGCGCCGCCGGCGACGACGGCGATGAGCACGGCCCCGAGCCAGAAGTGCGGCGTCACCGAGGCGACGACCTCCCCGGCGCGCAGCAGGCCGACGGCCCGGCGCGCCACCCGGCCACGGGCCCGGACCGCCGCCGTCGCCACCGCGAGGGCGAGGAGCCAGGCGAGCAGGAGCCCGAGCGCCGCCAGGGCGAGGGTGCCGCCGAGCTGGTCGCCGACGAGCTCGGCGACGGGGCGGCGTCGGGCGTAGGAGTCCCCGAGCTGGAAGGTGACGGTGCGCGCGAGCTGGAGCAGGTACTGCACCACCAGCGGCTCGTCGAGGGCGTACTCCGCCCGCACGCGGGCCATCGCCTCCTCGCTCGCCTGGGAGCCGGGTCCGCCGAGGATCGCCTCGGAGGGGTCGCCCCCTGCCGCGCGCAGCGCGAAGAACACGACGGTGGCGACCACCCACGCCACGAGCGCCGCTGCGGCGAGGCGCCCCAGCAGCCAGCGCAGCACGGTCATGAGGTAGGTCCCCTCAGGAGGTCAGGCGGGCGTCGACGAAGGTCGGGGTGGACACGGTGCCGAGCGTCCGGACGTCGGTGACCCCGCGGGCGAGGAAGTGGTTCTGCTGGTCGTACAGGGGAAGGATGTAGTACCCCTCGAGGACTCGCTTCTGGACCTCCGTGTACAGCTCGGCGCGCCGCTCCGGGTCGGTGCTGCGGGCGGCCTCGTCGAGGAGGGCGTCGAGCTCGGGGTCGGTCACCTGGGAGAGGTTGGCGAAGTAGCCGCTGGGCGCGGGCACGGTGCTGTCGGAGTGGTAGAGGATCCGCAGCACGTCCGGGCCGACCTTGGTGTACGGGGCGCTGACGGCCTCGTAGTCATTCTTGCCGCCGTCCTCGGGCGCGGCGAGGGCGCCGTACCAGGCGGACAGGTCGAGCGGGGTGAGGACGACCTCGAAGCCGACCCGGCGGGTGTTGGCCTGGATCTGCTCGAAGAGCGCCTGCTCGGCGGCGACGGACTGGTTCGTGCTCACCGGGAGGCGCACGGTGAGCCGCTCGCCGTCGCGGACGCGGTAGCCCTCGTCGTCGACCTGCGACCAGCCGGCCTCGTCGAGCAGCCGCTCCGCCTCCTCCAGGTCGGTGGTGAAGAGCGTGGGGTCGGAGTAGGCCATCGGCTCGACGCTGGAGAGCGGGGAGTGGGAGCGGGTGGCCACACCCTGGTAGAGGGTCTCGATGCCGGGGTCGACGTCGGCGGAGTGGACGAACGCCTGACGCACGCGGACGTCGTCGAAGGGGGCCTGCGCGGAGTTGAGCTCGATCCGGTTGACCGACCCGGGGCGCGGGGCGTCGATGTGGGTGATCTCCCCGCCCGCCTCGGCCGCGACGATGGCCTCCGGCTCGGGGTTGTCGATGACGTGCACCTCGCCGGACTGCAGCGCGGCCCAGCGGGTGGCCGGGTCGGGCAGGAAGCGCCACTCGATCCGCTCGAGGTGGGCGGGGCCGTCGTTCTCCGTCTGGGGGCCGGGGGTGGCGTAGTCCTCGTTGCGCTCGAGGATGACGTGCTGCTGGGGCACCCAGCCCGCGACGACGAAGGGACCGGTGCCGATCGGGGCGGCACAGTTCTCCTCCATGCCGCGCGCGATGCCCGCCGGCGACTGCATCGCGGTCCACTGCATGGACAGCGACTCCAGCAGCGCGGAGTCGGGCTCGGACAGGTGCAGGCGCACGTGGGTCTCGTCGACCGGTTCGACCTCCGCGATCTTCTGCACCGCGAGCCAGCCGGTGGACGAGGCGGTGTCCGGGTCCTGGAGGTGCTCGATGTTGACCTTGACCGCCTCCGCGTCCAGCGGGGTGCCGTCGGTGAAGGTGATCCCCTCGGCGAGGGTGAGGTCCCACGTCAGGCCGTCGTCGCGCACCGTCCAGTCGGTGGCGAGCCAGGGCTGGATCTCGCCGTCCGCGTCCCGGCCGACGAGCGGCTCGAGGTACTGGGTGCTGATGAGCGCCTGGGGGTAGTTGCCGCCCACGTGCGGGTCCAGGCAGGTGGGCTCGGCGTCACCGGTGGCGTAGACGAGGGTGCCGCCGTCGACCGGCTCGCCCTCGCCGCTCGCGGTGTCGTCACCGCCGCCGCTGCAGGCGGCGAGAGCAAGGGTCAGCGCCGCCGCCCCCGCTGCCGTCCGGCCACGTCGGGTGGGCAGGTCAAAGAGCCGGGTGACCATGGATCAGCACCTTCGGTCGATTGTTGGGCGGGGACCAACAATAACCCGTCGTCCAGCCCCGGGGACCGTACGATCGCGGTATGGGCACAGGACGCCGGGCGGGCCGGCCCCGATCTGCGTCCCGCGAGATGCTGGAGGAAGCGGCCTGCGAGCTGTTCCTCGAGAAGGGGTACGGCGCCACGTCCGTGGCGGACATCACCCAGCGCGCGGGCGTGAGCCGCAACACGTTCTTCAACTACATCCCGACCAAGAGCGACCTGCTGTGGACGTCGGTCGACGACGCGCTGGAGGCCCTGGCCGCGGATCTGGCCGCGACCGGCCGGGGCGACGGGCCGCGCGCCGCCGTGGCCGAGGTCCGCGACGCGCTGCTCCGGCTGGCCGCCGGGATGGAGCCCGGCACGGTCGTCCTGGCCTTCGCGAACGCCGAGCCGATGGGGGTGACCGAGGAGCTGGAGGAGTCCGCCGCCCGCCGCCAGGGCCGCGCGGGCCAGATCATCGCCGCCCACCTCCGCCGTCGGGGAGCCGAGGACCTCGCTGCCGACGTTCTCGGGAGGGCGCACGCGGGCGCCTTCCTCGCCGCGCTGCGGGCCTGGTCACGCTCCGCCGTGCCGCGCGAACCGTTCCCGGACATCCTCGCCCGCGCGCTGGACACCCTCGGCCCGCTCACCCGCTGAGTCGCGCGTGGCGCCTCGTACCGGCGCCCCGTGTCCGGGAGATGCCCCGCGCCCTGCCACACGGCTGCTGGTCGACGGAGACACCTCGCCCCGCCGTCGTACGACGGCGGGGCGGCACTCACGGGGTGCGTGGACTCAGAAGTCCCAGTCCTCGTCCTCGGTGTTGACGGCCTTGCCCATGACGTAGCTCGAGCCCGAGCCGGAGAAGAAGTCGTGGTTCTCGTCCGCGTTCGGGGACAGCGAGGACAGGATGGCCGGGTTGACGTTGGTCTGGTCCTTGGGGAACAGGCCCTCGTAGCCGAGGTTGTTGAGCGCCTTGTTGGCGTTGTACCGCAGGAACGCCTTGACGTCCTCGGTCAGCCCCAGCGGGTCGTAGAGGTCCTCGGTGTACTGCTCCTCGTTGTCGTAGAGCTCGAAGAGCAGCTCGAACGTGTAGTCCTTCAGCTCCTGGCGACGCTCGGGCGACGCCTTCTCCAGCGCACGCTGGTACTTGTAGCCGATGTAGTACCCGTGGACGGCCTCGTCGCGGATGATCAGGCGGATCAGGTCGGCGGTGTTGGTCAGCTTGGCGTGGCTCGACCAGTACATCGGGGCGTAGAAGCCCGAGTAGAACAGGAAGGACTCGAGCATGGTCGAGGCGACCTTGCGCTTCTCCGGGTCATCGCCGCGGTAGTAGTCCATGACGATCTGCGCCTTGCGCTGGAGGTTCTCGTTCTCCTCCGACCAGCGGAAGGCCTCGTCGATCTCCTTGGAGGAGATGAGCGTGGAGAAGATCGAGGAGTAGCTCTTGGCGTGGACCGACTCCATGAACGCGATGTTCGTGTAGACGGCCTCCTCGTGCGGGGTCACCGCGTCCGGGATCAGCGAGACCGCACCCACGGTGCCCTGGATCGTGTCGAGCAGCGTCAGGCCGGTGAACACGCGTGTGGTCATGAGCTTCTCGGCCTCGTTCAGCGTCGCCCACGACTGGATGTCGTTGGACAGCGGCACCTTCTCGGGCAGCCAGAAGTTGGACGTCAGGCGGTCCCAGACCTCGACGTCCTTCTCGTCCTGGACACGGTTCCAGTTGATCGCCTGGACGCTGCTGACCAGCTTGAGCTTCTCCGACACGGTGCGTGCCTCTCCTGTTTCGTCTTCCGGCGCGCGGCCGGGGTGTGTGGCGTTTCTCGGGAGCGGGGGCTGCCCGGGTGGGATCCTCCCACCGAGGGCCGACGGCGGAACCTGGCGTCCGCCGTCGGCCACTGCCTGCCACGGAGGAAATGACATCTCGCGGGCAGGGGGTGGGTCAGAGCATGCAGCTGACGCAGCCCTCGACCTCGGTCCCCTCGAGAGCGAGCTGGCGGACCCGGATGTAGTACAGCGTCTTGATGCCCTTGCGCCAGGCGTAGATCTGCGCCCGGTTGACGTCGCGCGTGGTGGCGGTGTCCTTGAAGAACAACGTCAGCGACAGCCCCTGGTCCACGTGCTGGGTGGCCTCGGCGTAGGTGTCGATGATCTTCTCGGGACCGATCTCGTACGCGTCCTGGTAGTACTCCAGGTTGTCGTTCGTCATGAACGGCGCCGGGTAGTACACGCGGCCGATCTTGCCCTCCTTGCGGATCTCCACCTTCGACACGATCGGGTGGATCGAGGACGTCGAGTTGTTGATGTAGGAGATCGACCCGGTGGGCGGCACGGCCTGGAGGTTCTGGTTGTAGATGCCGTGCGTCTTCACCGACTCCGCCAGCGCACGCCAGTCGTCCTGGGTGGGGATGTGCACGCCGGCGTCCGCGAAGAGCTGGCGCACGCGCTCGGTGCGCGGCTCCCACGTGCCGTTGACGTACTTCTCGAAGTACTCCCCGGAGGCGTACTTGGAGTCCTCGAAGCCCTTGAAGGTCCGGCCCTTCTCGATGGCGATCCGGTTGGACTCGGCCACGGCGTGGAAGGCGACCGTGTAGAAGTAGATGTTGGTGAAGTCCAGGCCCTCCTCGGACCCGTAGTGGATCCGCTCGCGCGCCAGGTAGCCGTGCAGGTTCATCTGCCCCAGGCCGATGGCGTGCGAGTCGTTGTTGCCGCGTTCGATGGACGGCACGGACCAGATGTGGGTCTGGTCGGCGACGGCGGTGAGCGCGCGGATCGCGGTGCCCACCGTCCGGCCCAGGTCCCCGGAGTCCATCGCCTTGGCGATGTTCAGCGACCCCAGGTTGCAGGAGATGTCCTTGCCCACCTCGGCGTAGCTGAGGTCCTCGTTGTACTCCGACGGCGTCGAGACCTGCAGGATCTCCGAGCACAGGTTCGACATGGTGATCCGGCCCTTGATCGGGTTGGCCCGGTTCACGGTGTCCTCGAAGACGATGTAGGGGTAGCCCGACTCGAACTGCAGCTCGGCGAGGGTCTGGAAGAACTCGCGCGCGTTGATCTTGGTCTTCTTGATCCGGCCGTCGTCGACCATCTCGTGGTACTTCTCCGAGACGCTCACCTCGGTGAAGGGCACCCCGTAGACGCGCTCGACGTCGTAAGGCGAGAAGAGGTACATGTCCTCGTTCTTCTTCGCCAGGTCGAAGGTGATGTCCGGGACGACCACGCCGAGCGAGAGGGTCTTGATGCGGATCTTCTCGTCCGCGTTCTCCCGCTTGGTGTCGAGGAACTTCATGATGTCGGGGTGGTGGGCGTGCAGGTACACCGCACCCGCGCCCTGACGCGCCCCGAGCTGGTTGGCGTAGGAGAAGGAGTCCTCGAGGAGCTTCATCACGGGGATGACGCCGGAGGACTGGTTCTGGATCTTCTTGATCGGGGCGCCGGCCTCACGGATGTTGGTGAGGGACAGCGCCACGCCGCCGCCGCGCTTGGACAGCTGCAGCGCGGAGTTGATGCCGCGGGCGATCGACTCCATGTTGTCCTCCATGCGCAGGAGGAAGCAGGAGACCAGCTCGCCGCGGGCGGCCTTGCCGGCGTTGAGGAACGTGGGCGTCGCCGGCTGGAAACGGCCGGCGAGGATCTCCTCGACCATGTTGGTCGCGAGCGCCTCGTCGCCGTCGGCCAGGGCCAGGGAGGCCATGACGACGCGGTCCTCGAACCGCTCGAGGTAGCGCTTCCCGTCGAAGGTCTTCAGCGTGTACGAGGTGTAGTACTTGAACGCGCCGAGGAACGTCTCGAACCGGAACTTCTTCGACCAGGCCAGGTCCCACAGCCGGGTGAGGAAGTCGAAGGAGTACTTCTCGAGCACCTCGCCCTCGTAGTAGCCCTCCTCCACCAGGTAGTCGAGCTTCTCCTTGAGCGTGTGGAAGAAGACCGTGTTCTGGTTGACGTGCTGGAGGAAGTACTGGCGGGCCGCCTCGCGGTCCTTGTCGAACTGGATGTTGCCGTCCGCGTCGTACAGGTTGAGCATCGCGTTCAGCGCGTGGTAGTCGAGCTCCGGTGCGCTGGCGACCTCTACGCCGGTATCTGTGAGCGTTGCTGCCAAAACTGCCCCAATCCCTCGCGGACGCGCGTGACGTCCTCGGTAGTTCCCATCAGTTCGAATCGGTACAGGTACGGGACCTTGCACTTCGCGGCGATGATGTCGCCCGCGAGGCAGTAGCCCGCACCGAAGTTCAGGTTGCCGGCGGCGATGACGCCCCGGATGAGCGAACGGTTGTGCTCGTCGTTGAGGAACCGGATCACCTGCTTGGGCACCGCTCCCCGGCCGTTGCCGCCGCCGTAGGTCGGGAGGACGAGCACGTACTCCTCGTCCGCGCGGAGGAACGGGTCACCCGGCCGCACGGGGATGCGGTCCGCGGGCAGCCCCAGCTTCTCCACGAAGCGGTGCGTGTTGTTCGTGACGGAGGAGAAGTAGACGATCCTGCCCATTCCTACCCTCCCGGTGCTCCAGACGGCGCCGCGGGCGGCGCAGTTGGTGCTCGGCCGGGCCACCGGGTCGCGATGACCCGGCCGAAGTTGAGTGGCGAACGTCAGGCGCTGAGTGCGGCGGCCTTGTGCGCCGCGAGCGCCTTGATCTTGTCGGGACGGAACCCGGACCAGTGGTCGCCGTCCGCGAAGACGACCGGGGCCTGCTGGTAGCCGAGCGCCCTGACGTTCTCGAGCGCCTCGGCGTCGGTCGTGATGTCCACGACCTCGTACTCCAGACCCTGCTTGTTGAGCGCCCGGTACGTGGCGTCGCACTGGACGCAGGACGGCTTGCTGTAGACGGTGATGCTCATCTGAGCCGGTCTCCTTGCCTCGTGCGTCGTCACTGGTCAGAAACGGTGTCTGACACTGGTGTAACCACAGGTGTGTGGTTCGGGTGAACTCTACGTCATCCCGGGTCTCGAACACTACAACTTGGGGTCCTTCTCCCCGAGGACCCCAAGATGATGTGGCGGTGCGTGTCGCGCCACTTTCCCTGTCCACACCACCGTCCGCCTTCTGTGGATTCGATTTCCCCATGTGGGGACACCCTGTGGACGACCGCTCCGGCAG
It encodes the following:
- the nrdF gene encoding class 1b ribonucleoside-diphosphate reductase subunit beta, with translation MSEKLKLVSSVQAINWNRVQDEKDVEVWDRLTSNFWLPEKVPLSNDIQSWATLNEAEKLMTTRVFTGLTLLDTIQGTVGAVSLIPDAVTPHEEAVYTNIAFMESVHAKSYSSIFSTLISSKEIDEAFRWSEENENLQRKAQIVMDYYRGDDPEKRKVASTMLESFLFYSGFYAPMYWSSHAKLTNTADLIRLIIRDEAVHGYYIGYKYQRALEKASPERRQELKDYTFELLFELYDNEEQYTEDLYDPLGLTEDVKAFLRYNANKALNNLGYEGLFPKDQTNVNPAILSSLSPNADENHDFFSGSGSSYVMGKAVNTEDEDWDF
- the nrdE gene encoding class 1b ribonucleoside-diphosphate reductase subunit alpha, with amino-acid sequence MAATLTDTGVEVASAPELDYHALNAMLNLYDADGNIQFDKDREAARQYFLQHVNQNTVFFHTLKEKLDYLVEEGYYEGEVLEKYSFDFLTRLWDLAWSKKFRFETFLGAFKYYTSYTLKTFDGKRYLERFEDRVVMASLALADGDEALATNMVEEILAGRFQPATPTFLNAGKAARGELVSCFLLRMEDNMESIARGINSALQLSKRGGGVALSLTNIREAGAPIKKIQNQSSGVIPVMKLLEDSFSYANQLGARQGAGAVYLHAHHPDIMKFLDTKRENADEKIRIKTLSLGVVVPDITFDLAKKNEDMYLFSPYDVERVYGVPFTEVSVSEKYHEMVDDGRIKKTKINAREFFQTLAELQFESGYPYIVFEDTVNRANPIKGRITMSNLCSEILQVSTPSEYNEDLSYAEVGKDISCNLGSLNIAKAMDSGDLGRTVGTAIRALTAVADQTHIWSVPSIERGNNDSHAIGLGQMNLHGYLARERIHYGSEEGLDFTNIYFYTVAFHAVAESNRIAIEKGRTFKGFEDSKYASGEYFEKYVNGTWEPRTERVRQLFADAGVHIPTQDDWRALAESVKTHGIYNQNLQAVPPTGSISYINNSTSSIHPIVSKVEIRKEGKIGRVYYPAPFMTNDNLEYYQDAYEIGPEKIIDTYAEATQHVDQGLSLTLFFKDTATTRDVNRAQIYAWRKGIKTLYYIRVRQLALEGTEVEGCVSCML
- the nrdI gene encoding class Ib ribonucleoside-diphosphate reductase assembly flavoprotein NrdI — protein: MGRIVYFSSVTNNTHRFVEKLGLPADRIPVRPGDPFLRADEEYVLVLPTYGGGNGRGAVPKQVIRFLNDEHNRSLIRGVIAAGNLNFGAGYCLAGDIIAAKCKVPYLYRFELMGTTEDVTRVREGLGQFWQQRSQIPA
- the nrdH gene encoding glutaredoxin-like protein NrdH; translation: MSITVYSKPSCVQCDATYRALNKQGLEYEVVDITTDAEALENVRALGYQQAPVVFADGDHWSGFRPDKIKALAAHKAAALSA